Proteins encoded in a region of the Bradyrhizobium sp. CB3481 genome:
- a CDS encoding Hsp20 family protein gives MSRVPSLSSPFLLGFDEIERALDRVVKGADGYPPYNIERCDRANGQPERLRITLAVAGFTRDQLDVTIEENQLVIRGRQQDDKARQYIHRGIAARHFQRTFVLAEGMLVLGADLKNGLLSIDLARPEPERVVKTIAINEHE, from the coding sequence ATGTCTCGTGTTCCTTCGTTGTCCAGTCCGTTCCTGCTTGGGTTCGACGAAATCGAGCGTGCGCTCGATCGCGTCGTCAAAGGCGCCGACGGTTATCCTCCCTACAACATCGAGCGGTGCGACCGTGCCAACGGCCAGCCCGAACGGTTGCGCATCACGCTGGCAGTGGCGGGTTTTACCCGTGACCAACTCGATGTGACGATTGAGGAAAACCAGCTCGTGATTCGGGGCCGCCAGCAGGACGACAAGGCCCGGCAATACATCCATCGCGGCATCGCCGCGCGCCACTTCCAGCGCACCTTCGTGCTGGCGGAGGGGATGCTGGTGCTGGGCGCGGATCTGAAGAACGGGCTGTTGTCGATCGATCTGGCCAGGCCTGAGCCTGAAAGGGTCGTTAAGACAATCGCTATCAATGAGCACGAATAA
- the ugpE gene encoding sn-glycerol-3-phosphate ABC transporter permease UgpE, translating into MVEHRPLNDIIAYAILTLGVFIVAFPVYLALIASTHDAGTVVGGHMPATPGGQTLDNYYRAVFVGGARTSREPVANMLINSFVSAIGIAVGKIFISILSAYAVVYFRFPFRKTAFWIIFITLMLPVEVRIYPTYKVVADLNMLDTYAGLILPLIASATGTLLFRQFFMTVPDELLEASRIDGAGPFRFFFDTLLPLSVTTIAALFVIQFIYGWNQYLWPLLITTKDSMQTIVIGIKKMLATTDELAEWQLAMATAVLAMLPPVAVVIFMQRLFVRGLVQTEK; encoded by the coding sequence ATGGTCGAGCACCGCCCGCTTAACGATATCATCGCCTACGCCATCCTGACGCTTGGCGTTTTCATCGTGGCCTTCCCGGTCTACCTGGCGCTGATCGCCTCGACCCATGATGCCGGAACGGTGGTGGGCGGCCACATGCCGGCGACGCCCGGCGGCCAGACGCTAGACAACTACTACCGCGCGGTCTTTGTCGGCGGCGCACGTACCAGCCGCGAGCCGGTCGCCAACATGCTGATCAACTCCTTCGTCTCGGCGATCGGCATTGCCGTCGGCAAGATCTTCATCTCGATCCTGTCCGCATATGCCGTGGTCTATTTCCGCTTCCCGTTCCGCAAGACGGCGTTCTGGATCATCTTCATCACGCTGATGCTGCCGGTCGAGGTTCGCATCTATCCTACCTACAAGGTGGTCGCCGACCTCAATATGCTCGACACCTATGCCGGGCTGATCCTGCCGCTGATTGCATCCGCCACCGGCACGCTGCTGTTCCGCCAGTTCTTCATGACGGTACCGGACGAGCTCTTGGAAGCTTCGCGCATCGACGGCGCGGGCCCATTCCGCTTCTTCTTCGACACGCTGCTGCCGCTGTCGGTCACGACGATCGCCGCGCTGTTCGTGATCCAGTTCATCTACGGCTGGAATCAATATCTCTGGCCGCTTCTGATCACCACGAAGGATTCGATGCAGACCATCGTGATCGGCATCAAGAAGATGCTGGCAACGACAGACGAACTCGCCGAATGGCAGCTTGCGATGGCGACGGCGGTCCTCGCCATGCTGCCGCCGGTCGCAGTGGTCATCTTCATGCAGCGGCTGTTCGTGCGCGGCCTGGTCCAGACGGAAAAGTGA
- a CDS encoding sn-glycerol-3-phosphate import ATP-binding protein UgpC: protein MANVTLRNVRKTYVGGFEAIKGIDFEVGDGQFCVLVGPSGCGKSTLLRMVAGLETITGGEIDIGGRVVNQIEPADRDIAMVFQNYALYPHMSVYNNMAYGLRNRGMAEGEIKTRVEEAARILELGAMLDRKPRQLSGGQRQRVAMGRAIVRQPKVFLFDEPLSNLDAKLRIAMRVEIRKLQRRLSTTSIYVTHDQLEAMTLADILVVMNGGQVEQIGNPLDIYQKPATTFVASFIGAPPMNLMPLRSDELKSQLAGDSRIGEAGILGIRPEDFVITGETASGAVALGLTVEAIERVGAETFVYGTRQKEEQGIAATPGELPPGEIIVRIPGAVGPAIGERIRAVAAKDKLHLFTADGRKRVG from the coding sequence ATGGCCAACGTAACCCTCCGCAACGTCCGCAAGACCTATGTCGGCGGCTTCGAGGCCATCAAGGGCATCGATTTCGAGGTAGGCGATGGCCAGTTCTGCGTGCTGGTCGGCCCTTCCGGCTGCGGCAAGTCCACGCTGCTGCGCATGGTCGCGGGGCTGGAAACCATCACCGGCGGCGAGATCGACATCGGCGGGCGTGTGGTGAACCAGATCGAGCCGGCCGATCGCGACATCGCGATGGTGTTTCAGAACTACGCGCTCTACCCGCACATGAGCGTCTACAACAACATGGCCTACGGCCTGCGCAACCGCGGCATGGCCGAGGGCGAGATCAAGACGCGCGTGGAGGAAGCCGCGCGGATTCTCGAACTCGGCGCCATGCTCGACCGCAAGCCGCGGCAATTGTCCGGCGGCCAGCGCCAGCGCGTGGCGATGGGGCGCGCCATCGTGCGCCAGCCAAAAGTGTTTCTGTTCGACGAGCCGCTGTCCAACCTCGACGCCAAGCTGCGCATCGCGATGCGGGTCGAAATCCGTAAATTGCAGCGCCGCCTCTCGACGACCTCGATCTACGTCACCCACGACCAGCTCGAGGCGATGACGCTGGCCGACATTCTCGTTGTCATGAACGGCGGCCAGGTCGAGCAGATCGGCAATCCGCTCGACATCTATCAGAAGCCGGCGACCACCTTCGTTGCCTCCTTCATCGGCGCCCCGCCGATGAACCTGATGCCGCTGCGCTCGGACGAGCTGAAATCGCAGCTGGCCGGCGATTCGCGCATTGGCGAGGCCGGCATCCTCGGCATCCGGCCCGAGGATTTCGTCATCACAGGCGAAACAGCGTCCGGCGCCGTGGCGCTCGGCCTCACGGTGGAGGCGATCGAGCGGGTCGGCGCCGAGACCTTCGTCTACGGCACGCGGCAGAAGGAAGAGCAGGGTATCGCCGCCACCCCCGGCGAATTGCCACCAGGCGAAATCATCGTCCGCATCCCGGGCGCCGTCGGCCCGGCCATCGGCGAGCGAATCAGGGCGGTGGCGGCGAAAGACAAGCTGCATCTCTTTACCGCCGACGGAAGGAAGCGGGTGGGCTGA
- a CDS encoding DUF1150 domain-containing protein — translation MSDVSVTYEPEKVSVEALAHLGEGHIAYVKQVRSEDVPGLFPQAPKIAPGLKLFALHAADGTPIMLTDSREAAIANAWSNELQAVSVH, via the coding sequence ATGAGTGATGTGAGTGTGACCTACGAACCCGAAAAGGTTTCCGTCGAGGCGCTTGCCCATCTTGGTGAAGGGCATATCGCCTATGTGAAACAAGTCCGTTCCGAGGACGTGCCGGGACTGTTTCCGCAGGCGCCGAAAATCGCGCCGGGACTCAAACTGTTCGCGCTGCATGCCGCCGACGGCACCCCGATCATGCTGACCGACAGCCGGGAAGCGGCGATCGCCAACGCATGGAGCAACGAGCTCCAGGCCGTCAGCGTACACTGA
- the ugpA gene encoding sn-glycerol-3-phosphate ABC transporter permease UgpA encodes MEKSTVFNNRLLPYLLLLPQLVITVVFFYWPASQAIWQSFLREDAFGLRSEFVGLENYQALFAQPEYYAAILTTVVFSTLVAALSLSIALLFATQADKNLKAGAGYKTLLIWPYAVAPAVAGVLWFFMFQPSLGMLARPLRGAGIDWNPLLNGNHALILVVMASVWKQISYNFLFFLAGLQAIPRSVLEAGAIDGARPLRRFWTITFPLLSPTTFFLLVVNIVYVFFDTFGIIDAVTGGGPAGATTTMVYKVYADGRLGGDLGGSAAQSVILMVIVIALTAVQFRYVERKVQY; translated from the coding sequence ATGGAAAAGTCCACCGTCTTCAACAACCGTCTGCTGCCCTATCTGCTGCTGTTGCCGCAGCTCGTCATTACGGTTGTCTTCTTCTATTGGCCGGCAAGCCAGGCGATCTGGCAATCCTTCCTGCGCGAGGACGCCTTCGGTCTTCGCTCCGAATTCGTCGGCCTCGAGAACTATCAGGCGCTGTTCGCCCAGCCGGAATATTATGCGGCGATCTTGACGACGGTGGTGTTTTCGACGCTGGTTGCGGCGCTGTCGCTGTCGATTGCGCTGTTGTTCGCCACCCAGGCCGACAAGAATCTGAAGGCCGGAGCGGGATACAAAACGCTGCTGATCTGGCCCTATGCCGTGGCCCCCGCGGTTGCCGGCGTGCTTTGGTTTTTCATGTTTCAGCCCTCGCTCGGCATGCTCGCACGCCCGCTCCGCGGCGCAGGCATCGACTGGAATCCGCTGCTCAACGGCAACCACGCCCTGATCCTGGTGGTGATGGCCTCGGTGTGGAAACAGATCTCCTACAATTTCCTGTTCTTCCTGGCCGGCCTCCAGGCGATCCCGCGGAGCGTGCTCGAAGCCGGCGCGATCGACGGCGCCCGGCCGCTGCGGCGGTTCTGGACCATTACCTTCCCGCTGCTATCGCCGACGACGTTCTTCCTCCTGGTCGTCAACATCGTCTACGTCTTCTTCGACACGTTCGGCATCATCGATGCCGTGACCGGCGGCGGCCCTGCCGGCGCCACCACCACCATGGTCTACAAGGTCTATGCCGACGGCCGTCTCGGCGGCGACCTCGGCGGCTCGGCCGCGCAGTCGGTGATCCTGATGGTCATCGTGATCGCGCTCACTGCGGTCCAGTTCCGCTACGTCGAACGCAAGGTGCAATACTGA